The region ATTATGCTCAATTAAAATTTATGGAACAAAAATGAAAATACCATCATCACGAAATCCCAACATGCGGTCTCACATCAATCCCCATAAGAGATCTCATATTGATCCCACGAGACGTTCGCACATTGACCCAAATAGGCGAAGTCACATCGACCCTCATCGCAGGTCTCATATTGATCCTATACGACAATCACATATTGATCCAAACAGGAGATCACATGTTGACCCGTTCCGAAGGTCGCATATAAATCCTGAAAAAAGATCAGCTATAGATCCTAGAAGGAGTTCAAATATTGATGCGAATAGATCATCCGACATTAGTGGCTTCTATATTTTTTCAACAAATGAAACACCCATTGGGTTTACTGTAGAAGCAGATGAAGAAGTAACCTTGATCTTTGATAGTAGTTCTAAATGGATTGGTTTTTTAGTTGCCACCGGGGACGGAGGTTTTAACCAGTTTGATCTAATTAAAAATTGGATAGGTTTTTGGTGTGATACGGAGGATGGGAGTTTCAATATATTTGATTTAGATAGAAACTGGGTTGGTTTTACCACATGAAAAGCATAACAAATCAGAGGAGCCAATCAAAAACCCGCAGGCGGCTTTTTGATTGCTCATTTTAAACGTTATACAAAGGTGAAAAAATGAATGAAGAAATATCTTTAGTGATTTTAATAGAAACAAAAGAAGGAAAACGACAAAAACAAATTGATGCCTATAAAGAATTAGCACCAATTGTTTTACAAGAAAGTGGATGTTTGCAATATGAATTAAAAGAAGTTGAAGGTAATGAAAATCAATTTATTCTAATTGAAAAATGGGCATCAAAAAAAGATTTAGATGCTCATGATATTACACCTCATATGATTGAAGCAGATAAACTAAGTCCTACATTTAGAAATAAACCTGCAACAGTATATATACTAAAAGATGTATAACAACATATTGGAAATAAAAACGAGGGTGTACTTGCAATTTCAAATTGATAAATTGTAAGTAGAATTTAAAAATGGTATTGAATAAACGGATTGAATTTTCCCTCATTTTTCAATTCTAACGTTATCTTAAAATACTACCTATTGACAAAACGTACGATATTTAGTACAATATAGCAAATAAATAAAAAGGTTAACTATGACAAAAGTTATGTCGGTAAGTCAGGTAAGAGCTGATATTTACAATGTAATGG is a window of Halarcobacter sp. DNA encoding:
- a CDS encoding antibiotic biosynthesis monooxygenase family protein, with protein sequence MNEEISLVILIETKEGKRQKQIDAYKELAPIVLQESGCLQYELKEVEGNENQFILIEKWASKKDLDAHDITPHMIEADKLSPTFRNKPATVYILKDV